The Entelurus aequoreus isolate RoL-2023_Sb linkage group LG11, RoL_Eaeq_v1.1, whole genome shotgun sequence genome includes the window atggcgctcaaaaacctgtcagtatgttttagtacgactttgaagccgcagcACTTGattgtcttcttctttttctctatcttcttgttatgggtcctccgctgttgccatttctaatataaagtagcgcaaagttctaacttatacctgtcagtagactcgctatgaaagtgctaaaaactaccggtgtagtgggtttacataattcaaccacggaactttagttattagagcgttccggtcTGACGGTTTTTCTTGAGACACATTTCTggcttgttgttgcactagtgagccacggatgagtagatgctgctctgttgtttAAGtttagtctgaatgtcattaaaacagttagctccatattttgacatttcttcgactcccgtccttgcacgctacaccggtacaacaaagatgacggggagaagacgctgtcgaaggtgagccacgtaaataagaccgccaatacgctactgtcagaaagcgacttgaagattgtctgtaaaacataatctatgcaacattttgaccaaagaaccaccattagatgttatgtagactacaagaaagtgttttaaattcagaaaaaaatcataatatgacccctttaatgcaacttatattccggtgcgccttttgtatgaaaatacaccTAATCATAGGtcttgcgccttataatccggtgcgccctatggtacggAAAATAACGTAATCAAAATAGAAACTGGGATGGCTTTCGTCCAATCGATAGAGtaacattctttttcttttctttttgagcACCGACTATGCTCTTCTATTTGTTTTTTCACTGGTTTGGATTCAGCTCCTGGTTTTCGGAATCTTACCTTCTTACCAAGGAAAAATCGGAGACTGTTTTAAATGCTCCTGTATCACAAACAAATCCAGACACAGTCCCAAACTGTTATCCCTTCTCCCATTTCtggcatttcctgaaagttttcaGATAGACAGACAGTATCTTACCTTCTTACCGAGGAAAAGTTGGAGACTGTTTTGAATACTCCTGTATCACAAACGAATCCAGACTTAGTCCCAAAATGTAATACCTTCtcacatttctgacatttcctgaaagttttcaAATAGACAGACAGATCCAGCTAATACATAACCTCTTGGCGCTGTTAATTAATCGAAGGATAAATGAGATTGGCATGTCTGTGCATGTGTTTTGCTCGTTTGTCGCTTCCCAATAGGGTGCAAGAAGGTTTACTCTTTGCCTTGGTGTCAGCAGCTGGGCGTTTTTGTCATAGCGAAATGAGATCAACGGTGTGAACACTCTTGTCAGTTATCCACTCTATTTGTCTCTGTGAGGAGAGGCTGGACCATGGTCTCTAGCATATACACAGCAAGAAGTTTAGCCTTGTACCGTAAATATAAGGTAGCATAGAATCAGAatcactttattaatccccgaggggaaattaagattaatCATTGTACTCATTACCAGGAAAATCTCCAAAATATATTAAATTACATGTATTTGTCATTGGGGGCtacacaacaaaactttgtttgaaCAATCTTACCAGCagcattcctaaaaaaaaaattaaatatatacatatgttgtaaatgttttaatgagttaaaaaatatatatggtaAAACGGgttaaaaacaataaaagacacagaagttaaaaacagttagtCCATTATTGCTCAGTCATTCTTGGGTATGTGGGTTATCTCTGCAGTCAGTCCACAGCTCTGGGGAAAAGGCCGAATGTGAGTCTGTTTGTGTGCGTGCTTGGGGTTCTCACTCTGCCCTAGGGAAGGGTGGTGAAGGTGTGAGGGACCCTGCCTTATTTTTTAAGTCCGTGTGAGGAGACGTTCTGAGTGGATGTCGCCCAGGTTTGGTAGGGGGGAGCTGATAATCCCTTTGGCTGTCCTGACTACACGCTGCAGGTCCTTTTTCTCTGCAGCTGTTGTATCACACAGTACAGCAGAATGTGAGAATGCTCTCATACAGTATGTGCAGTGGGAGCAAGCTGGTCAAACGTTTCCCAGGAAGCCTGTTCTTTTTCAGAGTCCTCAGAAAAAGAGCCTCTTCTGGCCTCTGATTATGTGTTCAAGCTCCAGGTCAGGTCATCGATGTGCAACCCCAGAAACTTTAAGCTTGTCACTTACACTTCCTCTCCCGTGGATTTTTGCTCTTCCTTATGTCaattatcatttttatttgtataaaggAGGAGGTCGTTGTCTTTACTTCAGGTGTACAATGTCTGCACCTTTTCTCTTCTAAACGCTTGTTGCTTATTCCAtcctgaaagtttcatgaaaATCTGCCCTTAACACTTTAGGTTATGTTGTCAACTAACTAACTGACTCACTGACGGAGAGACAAACCCTGGCAATCACATAACCTGACGGAGGCAATCAGTCATTCGTCAGGCAAAAAGTAACAATTACCCTTCTACATTGAAATATTTCATTAAAATTAATCCTCATCCAAGCATTGTTAATTATCTTGATTGTAGAAACCTGCACAACCCAACAGctttttaaataatgttttgtTGCCAAATGAAACTGCtgaaaagcattttaacattgacATCTTAGTAAAGCCCACTGAGTCACTTTTTGCATGGATGCACCTGTGATCATAATTGATCAGTCAATTAGTGGGTGTGTATAAAAAGAACCCCAGTACACCAGACTTTCACATCAACTGCAACTTGACCTCTGACAACATGCCTAAGATTCACCCTGAGACCAAAGTATGGATTATCCAGAGGCTGAAGACCAGGTCCCCTGCTGAGTTGGCTGACACCTACAATGTGTCTCAGCGTCAAGTACAAAGAATAAGAAAAAGATTGGAAGAGACCGGAGATGTTTTTGAAAAGCCCAGGTCCCGCAGACCCCGCAAGACAACTGCTCAGGAGGACCATCTGTTGGCTCGAAAATAAAAGGCCAGCCCCTTTTCCACTTCAGCAGAGCTCCATCAGGCCTGGTCACCTCAACTCCCAGTGTCAACTAGAACAGTTTGTAGAAATTTGTCTCGAAATGGCCTCCATTGTCGGATCAGTGCCCAGAAACCAGCACTAAACAAAAggcaattttaaaaaatgtgtggcaTTTGCCTGCTAAAAGGATGGACCATAGAGAAGTGGCAAAAGATGAAATTGTTAGATGAATCTTTCGGTGGAATTACATCACAGCCGCCGCAAATATTGCAGGAGATCTACTTGGAGCCCGCACGGATCCCAGATTCACCCAGAAAACAGTTAAGTTTGATGGTGGAAAATCATGGTCTGGGGTTACATCCAGTATTGAAGTGTGCGAGAGAATAGCAAGGTGTAAGGCAATATCAATAGCCTAAAATATCAAGAAGTATTAGCTTCTTCTTACGTACCCAACCACAAAGGGGGTCAAATTTTGCAGCAGAATGGTGCTTAATCGCATACTCTCATCTCTACATCAAAGTTCCTCAAGGCAAAAACTATTAAGGTGCTCCAGGATTGACCAGCCCAGTCACCAGACATGAACATAATTGAGCATGTCTGGGGTATAATGAAATAGGAAGCATGGAAGACGAAAccaaataattttaatgaactcTGGGAGGCATGTAAGACTGATTTCTTTGCTATTCCTGATCACTTCATCAATAAATTGTATGAATCATTGTTGAACCATATGGATGCAGTCCTTCAAGCTCATGGAAGTCATACAAGATATTAAATATGGATGTCACAGCACTACTACTTTAGTTCCCTGATGTTATGCaacatatttttgtatttgaaaGAAATTATTTGTTCAATTTTTTACATTAGTCTCTGTAGGcgacacaacttttgttttaccAAAATCTGACCTTTCTGTGTTCACTAAATGATTACTCATGTTTCAGTGAAGCAAATGTATATTGTATCCTTTCATCCatacatttcctaccgcttgtccctctcagggccagggggtgctggaggctattccagctgcattcgggcgaaaggcggcgtataccctggacaagtcgtcacctaattgcagggccaacatagatagacagacaacaatctATTAAATATCATTTGGGAGGGTTTTAACTTTCATATGAGCCATTTCTGAAACCAATGGATTAATTCAAATTTAGGTAATAAACTGTTGTTTCTACAAAATGGATAAGTGACAAGACTTTTGTCAGGGACTGTATAAACAAAGTTGAGCTGGTGGAATTTTGTTGGAATGATAGTGAAAGCTATTTTCCACACAACTGTGTCTCTTTATTGTTCATTGGCTATCTAGGTAAAGGAGAGTCGGAGACTGCATTCTCCTTATGCATGACATGCCTTCCATTCAAATGCTCCCGCATCACAGACATATAGCTGTGGGAAGCAAGGTCCTTTTCTGCTTGGAAAAATACAACcgatgatgaggtggcgacttgtccagggtgtaccccgccttccgcccgagtgcagctgagataggctccagcaccccccacgaccccgaacgggacaagcggtagaaaatggatggatggatagatgtcaCCGACTACAGTTATCGACAAAATAATTTGTTGGCGACAAATTATATTATCGATTTTCTTCAACAACGTCGAGTAATTGTTGCACCCCTCGTATCACACAGGGTTTGTATGGTTGTGGTAGGCATGGGGTGGGTCTCAGCACGTGTAACCTGACTTATTCATAGACTGCGTGGTTCggttgggagagcggccgtgccagcaacttgagggatcctggttcgatcccctagtcacgtccgttgtgtccttgagcaagacacttcacccttgctcctgatgggttgtggttagggccttgcatgacagctcccaccatcagtgtgaatgcatgtgtgaatgggtgaatgtggaaatagtgtcaaagctctttgagtaccttgaaggtagaaaagcgtgatacaagtgtaacccatttaccatttacttggcTTCCGTGTTCTTCCTGGCCTTGGGGTGGGTTTGCTTGCTCCTAGCTGTCTTGGTTGAGGTTATTCCTGGCATATTGGCAGATCTGGCTCACAGGTTCTTTGTGGTACTTTGGGGCCTGCACTGTGTGCACACTGcaccattaaaacaaaaatgctTTAATaatgagaaaaataaaaatattactatAAAGACTTTATTATGGCTTATATACCTTGATACTATATTAGGTATTGATATTTGCCTCGATCActcctactttacattgaagcttaaGCGGTTAGCATGTTTTTTGTGTTCTGCGAAATGTTAACATGCCTAGCCATTCCTTGTTCTCTATTTCTTACTTACttataaaaaaaaggtttattttcCGGAATAAAGGAGAGTATTCATAATAGAAGTGGCACTGCACTGTTGATAGACATTCGTCGCACTGAGACGTCGTCGCATTAGTTGGAGATTGTTCTCAAATTCTACCTGATGTTCATGCAAACAAGCAGCACCCTCCTGGAATTGCACAGCCAGAGCAGAAGGTCTTCTCGAAAATTAGTTGTAAGCCCTCTGAGTGAATCATGTATACACTGGACATGTTATGAAAACCAAATAGGAAAAACATGGATATGGGAGTGTTGCATGTGTAAGTAACTCTTGATTATTGCCTGTCCTTTTTTTTACGGTTTCTTTTTTCAGTCATGACATCAACCATAACAATGCTACTTCTAGTACTTATACCAACAGTTGTATGCCGTCAGTTCAAGGATTGTTTGAAGGTACACTGGAAGTCACGCAACAAGTGTGCATGGCGAGCCAACAACCCGTACGCTGGCGCCTCTACACAGGGGTATTATTATATAACTATTTCACTTACTAGCATGTAGGCTACACAGTAAGGAGTTAAAATCTCAGTTTTGacatctctgtgtggagtttctATGTTCTCCCTGTGGGTTTTCTACAGGTATTCTGGCTTCCTCCTACTTGTTCGGGCAATTGAAGACTTTAAATTGTCCATTAGTATGAATGTAAGTATGAATGGTTGCTTGTCTATAAGTGCCCTGCgattggctggcgaccagtcTAGGGTGGAGCCCGCCTGTTGCACGAGGTTAGCAGGGTTAGGCTCCAGCTTTCTCCGGACCCTAGTGAAGATAAGCGGTGTACAAAATAGATGGATGGTTAGTCCTAATATTTTACAGGTCTGCCGGTAAAATTCCAAAGACCGACTGGTCAATCTCCGTCGACGTGTTagcgacccctgccctaaagcaaTATAATCACAATAGTTATTTAAACCTTAAATGATTTGTATCCCATTTTTGTCTTTCAGATAAAGGAAAACCAAGACGGAAGTGAACGTGCTACCTGGAGGGACACATTTCGAGGCCAAGTTTGTTGAAATACTGTAGACTCTTTCTGTCCCACCCATGGAAATCTTTTTTTGTGAGAGTCTGAAAAAAATTCACTTGGTGTCTCATTTTGAAAAGTGATGCCTTCAGCACTTGGACCACATAATTTCATCATGGAAAGGCAGAAATCAAGTAGTTTCTCTTCAGCACCACTTGGTGGAGAAGCATGTACCTTCATCTGCACAGAGTGTGGCGATGGGTTCCCTCATTACACTCAAGTTATCGCTCACATGACCATCCATGGACCTTTAGAATCCTTTTCCTTTGATGGCTCATCCAACGGGTTTGAAGTCCCTCGGGAATATGTGCTACAAGAAAATGGCACTTTGGCAGTTGTAAATGGCTTTTCAGTGTCACAATCTTCTCCAAAACCAGCATCTCCTGAAGCTTTGCCTCACTTCCCATCTGCTCCTCCTAAACCACCGTCTCCAAATCCCCAAGTTCAAATCCAAAAACCACAGTTGTCCAATGCAGATGTCAATATACCAAGGCCATCACCGTTGAATGTTGAAAAGCCTCAGAAAGGCCATTATCGCTGCGAAATATGTAGTAAATCATTCAACACCCTGCAGAGTTTACATCGTCACCAGCAGTATAATAACACAGAGGAAGGTTACAAGTGTACTTTGTGCTGCAAAGCCTTTGTGAGTAGACTACAACTGAAAGCACACTTCCAAGACCATGCAAGGCAACCGTTTCACTGCTGCAGTCATTGTGGAAAGCGATTTGTTAAAGCGTATGCTTTGGTTGCTCATGAAAAAGAAAATCACCTCATTACCAATGCTGAGAATAATGGAGAAAAGCCTTTGAAAAAAACGTATCCATGTCGGATGTGCAAGTTACATTTCTTTTGGATATCAGATTTTCAAACCCATACACTGAATCACTGCAAAGGTAGAGAGCttaacacaaacaacagtgaCAGACCTCTGGAAAACTGCTACAGTAATGGCACACTTTTTGACATTGAGAATGGTAATGAAGATGTTGGTGATAATACGAGTCAAATCGATATATCATACAAATGTGGTTTTTGTGGGGACCATTTCCAAAAACTAACAGCCCTTAAGAAGCATCGTCTGACGCATcagacacaggaggaaatagatcTGCTGGATCAAGACTCCTTAATCCCTAAACGAAAAATAAAGCCTAGATCTAGACGTAGAAGGGCAAGTCAAAATGGAAAGCTATTCTCCTGCAAACTCTGTCCAAGAGTTTTCAATCATTCGAGTAGTTTGTCAAGGCACATGAGGTACCATAAAGGAACAATGCATCTATGTACACTTTGTGGTAGACGTTTCCCTCAGCGCTGTGATCTCACACACCATGTAGCTCGGTTTCACAAAGACAATGAACGAACAGCACAGGATGGGAAACAACAAGCAGGGAAACAAGGCCGGGCCAATTACAAGTGTCTAGAATGTGGGAAGACATTTGGGCTGATGTATGTTTACCAGCGACACTTGACATATCACAAAAAAGGTCGTAATAAGTGTCACTTATGTTCAGCTCATTTCATGACGGCTTCAGCACTTGTAGTTCACCTCCAGAATCACCCAAACGGTGAATCAAAATGTGATGTGGACCTGTTATCTCAGGTCAGTGACACAAATGTCAATTCTGCCCTGGTCACGAAGAGTAATGCAGAAAACATAGAAGAGGAGGACATGGTTGACCATAACCCAAATGACAAAAGACATGTGGACAATATGGAGGAGGATGACTTGGTTGACTGTAGTCCAAATGACATGAGTCATGTAGACAATAAAAAGGAGGACATGGTTGGCCATACACCAAATGACAAAAGTCATGTGGACAATATGGATGAGGATGACTTTGCCGACTGTAGCCAAAACGACAAGAGTCATTTGGACAATATAGAGAATGATGACTTGGTCGACCATACCCCAAATGAAAAGGGTCCTGTGGACAATATAGAGAAGGATGACTTGGTCGACCATACCCCAAATGAAAAGGGTCCTGTGGACAATATAGAGGAGGATGACTTGGTCAACCACAGCCCAAACGACAAGAGTCATGTGGACAATATAGAAGATAATGACATGGTTGACCGTACCCCAAACAACAAAGAAACATCAGAGGTTCTTTATGAATGTACTGAGTGCACAGAGACATTCTCATGCTCTGAAACCTTTCTTCAACACCAGACTTCTCATGTATCCAAAAATAATAGTTCAATTTGATGTTTTTGGTCAGGGGTTGCGCTATTTCTTTAGATAGATGCTTTATTAACCTCAAAATATAATTTGCAAACAATGCATTCCATTTCATTTTGATATGAAGTTTGTCATGATAATAAAATGGTTTTATACGATTTTCTGTGGCATTCAACATGAGTAACAAAGCTttctgatttttttaaatcaagataTCACCAACTGACTGGAGACATTACAAACGTTAAAAAGTGTTGCAATGATAACCTAGCCTTGTGattttaatgtttaatttgtatgtatcATTAAGttttttaggttgtttttttaaatgtttccatTAAATGTGTATCGATATTCCTGGATATCCGCCACCTGTTTTTCTTATTCCTCAATGGTCATGGTATGACTGTATACACTTCAAGTAACTGTCATGTTTCTTTTGGCAGTGTCTTACACTAATTGGTTACAAAAAAATGCAAGTATATTTTTGATGTTTGGCCACATTTACCAAACAAATCTCCACTAGTATTAGAAATCCCTTGGCATGCATTCTGTGGCTAAACATATAGTTACTACTTTGCTTATCTGCTCTATGGCTGAGTGTGGCACAGTGAGCTTTCCTTCAGAGAATGTGTTTGGAGCCCGCCTTACTATCgtacaaaaaaaattaagcatGTTTataaatttatgtaactgaagttAGCTGCTCTGCCGCTCCTTAAATCGTCTGGCTCCTCCTAGATGATTTGTTTCCTTATTCTTAGCTTCAAATATTGTTTTCCTTCTAAATTCATGCGCATACACAATTTACTGTTATTTGCAGTGGGTGCACAATTATAAGAGTTGTATCAGTTATCAGCGACAAAGGTATTTTCTTTCATAGAAAGAGTCTCGATATGGACATGACCTTGAAGGTTGTCTGGCACTACTTCATACTCATAACCTCTGCCAAAGCTGTAATGTTTTTGGTTGTGGTGTATGTTTTTACGTTATTAAAAATTTGGTGCAGATAAAAACACTGAttcaatattttaattatttttgtattggtaAAATATAACTACAGTTAAAATTCCATGGGAGATGAATGACTATTATTTGTTTGGCAGTTGTTAACTTACCAATTTACCACTACCAAAAGACTGGAATGAAACACTTAATGGGTATGAGAAATTACacattttggtgatttatttTCAGTGGAACAACTTTTCTGTTTTAGATATTTTATCACTAAATACTGTATTGCACTAGCCACAAACCTAGGAATTTagactttaaaggggtcatattagtaTGTTTTATCTACATATTaaaaatggtggttctttggtccaaatgtttgcataaattgttttacagaccatcttcaagctactctctgtctcttcaggatgcgccattttgtgggcggtcttatttacgtgcctccactttgactgtctTCTCTTAGTCAGCCATGTTttggtttttagcacttccatatagagtctactgacagatataagttagaaataTACACTActctgtattagaaatggcaacagcagagaatgcatgtgcatgtacgagacagtctgcccccAAAAAGAGGATAGAAAAAGAAGTAACgataatggcggactcgcgcaaagcacttcgggtaaaactttaccatatatagAGTTATCTGCTAAAATCACTAATGGAAAAAACGTCACCAAAGAGGCTAATTCCAAACGGTTCTTTTAaaggaagtatgaaagaaggtAAAATTGTCTTATAAATAtctcgccatgcctccatggttagaTTTAAACTTTTtgggcttatgcagatcccaaatacacaaaacggGTTCCAATACGtattaaaagttgtttttgcaaaaTAGGGTTTCTTTTAACACTATTTGTCATCACTGAACATTGAGTTTTCCTGACTAAAGGTATGGACCCAAAGTAGGTCATTGGACAGGTTTGATTCGGTCACCGATTCTTGAAAAGTGGACTTAGTTTCTGGGCaaatgctgttttgttttttgtcatagcAAACAAAAGAATATGTGGGCCCACTTTTGACACATGGTATCTTCAACATATTACATTATTTTGAGGTCACAATTATGTAAACCAACTGGGTTAGTCTTCCTTACTTTGGATCAGTGACCAATGACCAAATGGAAAAGCACTTTGAGAGCGCAGACTTCCGCTAGGCCCTATCTACCATTAGTAAAGAGCCCATTTAAAAAAATCGCGAATCCAGACAGTGATCCGAATCACTCTCAAAATTGAATCACTTGCTCCATTTCGGATTTTTCTTGAAGGTGTCATCAAAACCCAcctataactttttgagctatacTGCTAAATAACAGACAGGCAAACCCCAGCGACTACATAACCTTGATCAAAAATGTCTTTCTTAACAAGTGCTACAGCCTTGTGGGAGCTATCTACCTCAACATTTCTTACCACTCTTGATGCTGGTTCCCTTTTTGAATCGGTCAAACTACCCACAGCTGACAAGTCTGCCTTAAATGCCTCGCCTTCCAAATGATAGCCTTGGAAACTAAAACTGCTTTTAACAGATTTTCAATTTGTCCTTAAATTATTTTTGGAGCCATATTGAGCCACCCAAAGACACACAATAAATCACTG containing:
- the si:dkeyp-84f3.5 gene encoding zinc finger protein 836, producing MPSALGPHNFIMERQKSSSFSSAPLGGEACTFICTECGDGFPHYTQVIAHMTIHGPLESFSFDGSSNGFEVPREYVLQENGTLAVVNGFSVSQSSPKPASPEALPHFPSAPPKPPSPNPQVQIQKPQLSNADVNIPRPSPLNVEKPQKGHYRCEICSKSFNTLQSLHRHQQYNNTEEGYKCTLCCKAFVSRLQLKAHFQDHARQPFHCCSHCGKRFVKAYALVAHEKENHLITNAENNGEKPLKKTYPCRMCKLHFFWISDFQTHTLNHCKGRELNTNNSDRPLENCYSNGTLFDIENGNEDVGDNTSQIDISYKCGFCGDHFQKLTALKKHRLTHQTQEEIDLLDQDSLIPKRKIKPRSRRRRASQNGKLFSCKLCPRVFNHSSSLSRHMRYHKGTMHLCTLCGRRFPQRCDLTHHVARFHKDNERTAQDGKQQAGKQGRANYKCLECGKTFGLMYVYQRHLTYHKKGRNKCHLCSAHFMTASALVVHLQNHPNGESKCDVDLLSQVSDTNVNSALVTKSNAENIEEEDMVDHNPNDKRHVDNMEEDDLVDCSPNDMSHVDNKKEDMVGHTPNDKSHVDNMDEDDFADCSQNDKSHLDNIENDDLVDHTPNEKGPVDNIEKDDLVDHTPNEKGPVDNIEEDDLVNHSPNDKSHVDNIEDNDMVDRTPNNKETSEVLYECTECTETFSCSETFLQHQTSHVSKNNSSI